Proteins from one Borreliella mayonii genomic window:
- a CDS encoding DUF226 domain-containing protein has product MSRLLEKLKQKKASIKISDILIKKDAFSRIEEIDGKKTYYTKIFKHLIDFRVTNKEQRFRLVFQEFNNKDYYFFNLFSLEKNDKFLGIKYGWDRLEKPLFLKKEDNKIYAIKKLYHIEFRFKKGSIKSYILSLRTLLRKKEKETTEYYQFTLNHLEKMESKVYKFYNKKLPDGGILKKWILKNQIL; this is encoded by the coding sequence TTGAGTAGATTGCTTGAAAAACTAAAACAAAAAAAAGCTTCAATAAAGATTAGTGACATTTTAATTAAGAAAGATGCTTTTAGTAGAATAGAAGAAATAGACGGCAAAAAAACATACTACACAAAAATATTCAAACATCTAATTGATTTCAGAGTTACTAACAAGGAGCAAAGATTTAGGCTTGTCTTTCAAGAATTTAATAATAAAGATTATTATTTTTTTAATCTTTTTTCATTAGAAAAAAATGATAAATTTTTAGGAATAAAATATGGATGGGATCGTCTTGAAAAACCTTTATTTCTTAAAAAAGAAGATAATAAAATTTATGCAATAAAAAAACTATATCATATAGAATTTAGGTTTAAAAAAGGATCTATCAAGTCTTACATATTGTCTCTAAGAACTTTGTTGAGAAAAAAAGAAAAAGAAACCACCGAGTACTATCAGTTTACACTAAATCATTTAGAAAAAATGGAAAGCAAAGTATATAAGTTTTACAATAAAAAATTACCAGATGGAGGAATTTTGAAAAAATGGATATTAAAAAATCAGATATTATAA
- a CDS encoding ParA family protein, translating to MDIKKSDIITMASIKGGVGKSALSILFSYVLKELGKKVLLIDLDPQNSLTSYFNRYISNIEKYNAYSMLKGDFHFNECIYKINDYISIIPSHPILGKFNSEAIDYKEIILEHHLNENIQNYNFDYVLLDTPPGLDFLLKNALNVANYIVIPVQVEIWSIESFTILINAVNDITKFRKKIYNISIVENQFIKNRNTIKEVEDLLYKEYREYIKGKVHFSNSIKVLINGRLEPSKKEMYHKEIKDTLKNIFSL from the coding sequence ATGGATATTAAAAAATCAGATATTATAACAATGGCTTCAATTAAGGGAGGAGTTGGGAAAAGTGCACTTTCTATACTTTTTTCTTATGTATTAAAAGAATTAGGCAAAAAAGTATTATTAATTGATTTAGATCCACAAAATTCTTTAACTTCTTATTTTAATAGATATATTTCAAATATCGAAAAATACAATGCTTACAGTATGCTAAAAGGAGATTTCCATTTTAATGAATGCATTTACAAGATTAATGATTATATCTCTATAATTCCCTCTCATCCCATTTTAGGAAAATTTAATTCGGAAGCCATTGATTATAAAGAAATTATTTTAGAGCATCATTTAAATGAAAATATTCAAAATTACAATTTTGATTATGTTTTACTAGATACTCCTCCTGGTTTAGATTTTCTCTTAAAGAATGCCTTGAATGTTGCGAATTATATTGTAATTCCAGTTCAGGTGGAAATATGGTCAATAGAAAGTTTTACCATTTTGATTAATGCAGTTAATGATATTACAAAGTTTAGAAAGAAAATATACAATATTTCTATTGTGGAGAATCAGTTTATAAAAAATAGAAACACTATAAAAGAAGTGGAGGATTTGCTTTATAAAGAATATAGAGAATATATTAAAGGCAAGGTTCATTTTTCAAATAGCATAAAAGTTCTTATAAATGGACGATTAGAACCCTCTAAAAAAGAAATGTATCATAAAGAAATAAAAGATACTTTAAAAAATATTTTTTCTTTATAG